GACTCGGTGTTACGAGAATCTTCTACTCGACCATTATCGGGGCGCCTACGGCGCCCCGAAAGGAAAACTCAATCGTTCTTTGACAACCTCATCGCTTTCTCATATGCATATCTCCGAGAACTATCTTGTAGAGTCATCTCCGAGAAACCCGCCAAGAGGCAGACCCCTGCCTCTATTTTCTTTTTTTAATATAAAATCTGCCGAGATCGTTTCTCGGCAAAACTTAAAAGAGTAATTACGAGGCCGGGCCTCGTAATTTTCGTGAAATGGCGGAAGCCATACCAGTATTGAGGATTCTCACAACCCGCCCAGGGCGGGTAATTTTTGGGGGAAAGTTATCCACAGGGTATTAATTATTAAAAATACTCTATTATAGGGTATTATATATGTATGCCGAGAAGAAAAACCGAATTAATTAATGGTGAATTTTACCATATTATAGAGCGAGGAAATGATAGGCGCAAAATTTTTTTAGATAATGAAGATCGCCTTCGTTTTGTTAATAGTTTATTGGTTTTTAACGACACAGCGCCATCGCCTTGGCAATCTCGCGCTTTTTGGAAAAAACAGAAAGAATTGTTAAAAATGGACTATAAACCCAAAAATCCATTAGTCGAAATTCATGCGTTTGCTCTCATGGATAATCATTTTCATATCCTTGTCCGCCAGTTGACGGAAAATGGCATAACAAATTACACAAGAAAACTCGGCGGTTATGCGTATTATTTTAATAAAAAACACAAAAGAACAGGATCTCTTTTTGAGGGAAGATTCAGGGCTAAGCTTATTCAGACAGAAGTGCAATTAAGAAATAATTTTGTTTATATAAAAACGAATCCGGTTGAGATGGTGGAACCAGAATGGAAATCTTGGAAAGTTGTAGATTCTAAACAGGCCACAGATTTTTTAGAAAAAGATTATCGCTGGTCAAGCTACTGGGATTATTTGGGAAAAAATAATTTTTCATCTTTAGTTAAAAAAGATTTTTTCTTGAAATTGTTTGATGGAGAACAAAATATTCAGAAGGAAATAAATTCTTGGATATCATCTAAATCAAGTGTTTTTTCCAGAGGAATGGACAAAGTAGATTTCTTAGAATAATTTATTTCATTTTTCAGAATAATTCATTTTTAATATTTTTTAGAGTAATTTTGGCTCAAAATTTATTCAATTTTTACGATTACGAGGCCGGGCCTCGTAATTTTCGTGAAATGGCGGAAGTCACGCCAGTATTGAGGATTCTCACAACCCGCCCTGGGCGGGTAATTTTTGGGGGAAAGTTATCCACAGATGTTTTGATGTTTTTATTTGGTTTAATCCATAAAATGCTTTACAATTTTTTAATATCCTTCTTTAATATCCTTCTTTAATATCTTTTTTTAATATCCTTCTTTAATATCCTTATTTTAATTAAAATTATGAAAAAGAAATTTTATCTTTTTATTGTTTTGGGGATTTTTACTTTAGCCATAATTGGCGTTTTATTGTATTGGGGCTTGAGTGAGGACAAAAATAGGGTGACGCCAGGAGTTAAATTTGAAGCGCCGAAATATTATGTTATAAAAGACGGGCCAGATGGCAAGATTGTGGAAAACAAACATGCTGGAATAACTTTCAAAGCGCCAGAAGGATGGAATGTTGAGAAAAAAGAAATAGGGTCGGATGAGTGGATAGTGAATTTTACTAGTCCAGACGCAACAGTGAGTGAGTCCGGGCTTTTGACGGGTGGTTGTGGGATTAGTGCCTTAATAGAATATCATGAAGCAACATTTCGGAGCGTTGTTGATAGAATCAACGATCCAGATAGGTACTCTAAAGAGATATCAGGCAATTATGAGGTTATTAATATAGATGGACACCAAGCACTTAAAAGAACATTGGACCGTCCAGAATGGGGAATGGCAGT
This sequence is a window from Patescibacteria group bacterium. Protein-coding genes within it:
- a CDS encoding transposase, whose product is MPRRKTELINGEFYHIIERGNDRRKIFLDNEDRLRFVNSLLVFNDTAPSPWQSRAFWKKQKELLKMDYKPKNPLVEIHAFALMDNHFHILVRQLTENGITNYTRKLGGYAYYFNKKHKRTGSLFEGRFRAKLIQTEVQLRNNFVYIKTNPVEMVEPEWKSWKVVDSKQATDFLEKDYRWSSYWDYLGKNNFSSLVKKDFFLKLFDGEQNIQKEINSWISSKSSVFSRGMDKVDFLE